Proteins encoded by one window of Microbulbifer salipaludis:
- the gatB gene encoding Asp-tRNA(Asn)/Glu-tRNA(Gln) amidotransferase subunit GatB yields MRRSDVEWEVVIGLEVHVQLATQSKIFSGASTAFGAAPNTQACAIDLAMPGTLPVPNEEAFRFAVMFGLAMNAEIGKRSVFERKNYFYPDLPKGYQTTQLEKPIVGEGQIEIHLEDGSSKTIRLHHAHLEEDAGKSLHEDFHGMSGIDLNRAGTPLIEIVSEPDMRSAAEAVAYLKKIHSIVTYLGISDGDMSQGSLRCDANVSVRLKGEEELGTRTEIKNLNSFRFIEKAIKVEAQRQIDLIEDGGKVVQETRLYDADKNETRSMRSKEVANDYRYFPCPDLLPVVLTDDYIEQVRGELPELPDAKCARFEKEYSLSAYDADQLTQERATADYFEQVAAKSGEPKLAANWVMGELAALLNREEKSIDNSPVSAEHLAGLIARIKDNTISSKIAKQVFEAMANGDGDADAVIEAKGLKQVSDTGAIEKMVDDVIAASASQVENYRNADPDKRPKMMGFFVGQIMKASKGQANPQMINKILKEKLDALL; encoded by the coding sequence ATAAGGAGAAGCGACGTGGAATGGGAAGTCGTTATCGGGCTGGAAGTGCATGTGCAACTGGCCACCCAATCGAAAATTTTCTCCGGCGCCAGCACCGCCTTTGGTGCCGCCCCCAACACCCAGGCCTGTGCGATTGACCTGGCCATGCCGGGCACCTTGCCGGTTCCTAACGAAGAAGCCTTCCGCTTCGCGGTGATGTTCGGCCTCGCCATGAACGCGGAAATCGGCAAGCGCTCGGTGTTCGAGCGCAAAAACTATTTCTACCCGGACCTGCCCAAGGGCTACCAGACCACCCAGCTGGAAAAGCCGATCGTTGGCGAAGGCCAGATCGAAATTCATCTGGAAGACGGCAGCAGCAAGACCATCCGCTTGCACCATGCGCACCTGGAGGAAGATGCAGGCAAGTCTTTACACGAAGATTTTCATGGAATGTCAGGCATCGACCTCAACCGCGCCGGTACCCCGCTGATCGAAATTGTGTCCGAACCGGATATGCGCAGCGCCGCGGAGGCGGTTGCCTACCTGAAAAAAATCCACAGTATCGTCACTTACCTGGGCATTTCCGACGGCGACATGTCCCAGGGCTCGCTGCGCTGTGACGCCAACGTGTCAGTCCGCCTGAAAGGCGAAGAAGAACTGGGCACCCGCACCGAGATCAAGAACCTGAACTCCTTCCGCTTTATCGAAAAGGCGATCAAGGTAGAGGCCCAGCGCCAGATCGACCTGATCGAAGACGGCGGCAAGGTGGTGCAGGAAACGCGCCTGTACGACGCGGACAAAAATGAAACCCGCTCCATGCGCAGCAAGGAAGTGGCCAACGATTACCGCTACTTTCCCTGCCCGGACCTGCTGCCGGTGGTGCTCACCGACGATTACATCGAGCAGGTGCGCGGTGAATTGCCGGAGTTGCCGGATGCGAAGTGTGCGCGCTTTGAGAAGGAATACAGTCTTTCTGCCTACGATGCGGATCAGCTGACTCAGGAGCGCGCTACGGCGGATTACTTCGAGCAGGTAGCGGCCAAGAGTGGCGAGCCGAAGCTGGCGGCTAACTGGGTGATGGGTGAGCTGGCGGCGCTGTTGAACCGCGAGGAAAAGTCCATCGACAATTCGCCGGTCTCTGCGGAACACCTGGCGGGCCTGATTGCGCGCATCAAGGACAACACCATTTCCTCGAAGATTGCCAAGCAGGTGTTTGAGGCGATGGCGAATGGTGATGGTGATGCCGATGCGGTGATTGAAGCCAAGGGGCTGAAGCAAGTTTCCGACACCGGGGCCATTGAGAAGATGGTGGACGATGTGATCGCGGCTTCTGCTTCCCAGGTCGAAAATTACCGCAACGCGGATCCGGACAAGCGACCCAAAATGATGGGCTTCTTTGTGGGCCAGATCATGAAGGCCTCCAAGGGACAGGCGAATCCGCAGATGATCAACAAGATTCTGAAAGAGAAACTGGACGCGCTCTTATAA
- a CDS encoding PA4642 family protein encodes MSLKKDKQKVLGEVFDDDRIAGFLVGEAPEGFNRDFYLLERAYRGMKAENFETFVRLFNEQGLNLNSHSPEGQTLLARISEHEQSAEYADILKAAGAQ; translated from the coding sequence GTGAGCCTGAAAAAAGACAAGCAAAAAGTCCTCGGTGAAGTATTCGACGATGATCGTATCGCCGGGTTTCTAGTGGGTGAAGCACCGGAAGGATTCAATCGGGATTTCTACCTGCTGGAACGCGCCTACCGCGGTATGAAAGCGGAGAATTTTGAAACCTTCGTGCGCCTGTTCAATGAACAGGGGCTGAACCTGAACAGCCATAGCCCTGAAGGCCAGACACTGCTGGCGCGGATCAGTGAACACGAACAGAGTGCCGAGTATGCCGACATTCTGAAGGCCGCAGGAGCACAGTAA
- the cysZ gene encoding sulfate transporter CysZ — MTSNPAHGAHALVRGAQLLTRKELRPFIIMPLLINLVLFIALGVLMVSQFDDLGRYIGSLLSDTPVDTSDMSWWRAILATGADWAASVFQWLAWLIAIVVVLLFFFVYGYLFGIITNIIAAPFNGLLAEKVEELLTGHPPPPEALHSMVFRTLGRELRKLMYFIGWGIVIFVIALLTSWTVFIPAILGALWGAWCMAIQYVDYPLDNHQRSFTELKSVLLRKKFTTLGFGGSVMLAKMVPILNIFVMPAAVAGGTVLWVERIWTEGDPGKGPNGRNIPLDQPPAVETKQWPKGIEGPNDKK, encoded by the coding sequence ATGACTTCCAACCCGGCACACGGCGCACACGCATTAGTCCGGGGAGCACAGCTGCTCACCCGGAAGGAGCTGCGCCCGTTTATCATTATGCCGCTGCTGATCAACCTGGTGCTGTTTATCGCACTGGGCGTCCTGATGGTCAGCCAGTTCGACGACCTTGGCCGCTATATCGGCAGCCTGCTGTCCGACACCCCGGTCGACACCTCCGACATGTCCTGGTGGCGAGCGATTCTGGCCACGGGCGCAGACTGGGCGGCAAGCGTGTTTCAGTGGCTGGCGTGGCTGATCGCCATCGTCGTGGTGCTGTTGTTCTTCTTTGTCTACGGTTACCTGTTCGGCATCATCACCAACATCATTGCCGCACCGTTTAACGGCCTGCTCGCAGAAAAGGTCGAAGAACTCCTCACCGGCCACCCCCCGCCCCCGGAAGCACTGCACAGCATGGTGTTCCGCACCCTGGGCCGGGAACTGCGTAAGCTGATGTACTTTATCGGCTGGGGTATCGTGATCTTTGTGATTGCCCTGCTCACCAGCTGGACGGTCTTTATTCCCGCCATTCTCGGCGCACTCTGGGGGGCCTGGTGTATGGCAATCCAGTACGTGGACTACCCGCTGGACAACCACCAGCGCTCGTTCACGGAACTGAAAAGCGTACTCCTGCGCAAGAAGTTCACCACCCTCGGCTTTGGCGGCAGTGTGATGCTGGCGAAGATGGTGCCGATCCTGAATATCTTTGTGATGCCCGCGGCGGTGGCCGGCGGAACCGTACTGTGGGTAGAGCGCATCTGGACCGAAGGCGACCCCGGCAAAGGCCCCAACGGACGGAATATTCCGCTCGATCAACCACCGGCTGTGGAAACAAAACAGTGGCCCAAGGGCATCGAAGGCCCAAACGACAAAAAGTGA
- the rhlB gene encoding ATP-dependent RNA helicase RhlB, with protein MIGKFFRRSTDKSENASKEPKPAAAKPDDRAEKRSAEEGKSAGSGRPRNRRRGGAEDGRDKGGKRKEPRAKAPQKPWSLDEFQVPEQEGKVRFHDLDLPLPLMHAIADLGFEYASPIQGQSLPHTLNGHDLVGKAQTGTGKTAAFLITVIDDLLKHPFEGERYAGEARALIIAPTRELVMQIADDAKGLCKYTDLEIHTLVGGMDYQKQQKALNERFVDILVATPGRLLDFVSKRDCFLDQTEILVIDEADRMLDMGFIPDVRRIVRQTPRKTHRQTMFFSATFTPEVDDLVEQWTTDPVTVEIEPEHVATDTVTQHVYLVSGDEKYPLLFNIVQQDDVESLIVFANRRDQCRRLHENLVAHGINAGLLSGEVAQNKRVRTLEDFKTGKSKVLVATDVAGRGIHIDGISHVVNYTLPEEPEDYVHRIGRTGRAGKSGTSISFACEDDAMRLEPIEKLLGNKLTCEVPPEELLVKPPQVHVKRSSGGDRNDRGGNRGGRRSGGGGRPRR; from the coding sequence TTGATAGGCAAGTTTTTCCGTCGTTCCACTGACAAGTCTGAAAACGCATCCAAAGAGCCGAAGCCCGCGGCTGCAAAGCCCGATGACAGAGCTGAAAAGCGCTCGGCCGAAGAAGGCAAGTCGGCCGGCAGCGGCCGCCCGCGCAACCGTCGCCGCGGCGGCGCAGAAGACGGGCGTGACAAGGGTGGTAAACGGAAGGAACCCCGTGCCAAGGCCCCGCAAAAGCCCTGGAGCCTGGACGAGTTCCAGGTGCCGGAGCAGGAAGGCAAGGTGCGTTTCCACGACCTGGACCTGCCGCTGCCGCTGATGCATGCCATTGCCGACCTGGGGTTCGAGTACGCTTCCCCCATCCAGGGCCAGTCGCTGCCACATACCCTCAATGGCCACGATCTGGTGGGTAAGGCGCAGACCGGTACCGGTAAAACCGCGGCCTTCCTGATCACCGTGATCGACGATCTGCTCAAGCACCCGTTTGAGGGAGAGCGCTACGCCGGCGAGGCGCGCGCACTGATCATCGCGCCGACCCGCGAGCTGGTGATGCAGATTGCCGACGATGCCAAGGGGCTGTGCAAGTACACCGACCTGGAAATCCACACGCTTGTAGGCGGTATGGATTACCAGAAGCAGCAAAAAGCGTTGAATGAGCGCTTTGTGGATATCCTCGTGGCCACCCCTGGCCGCCTGCTGGATTTCGTCAGCAAACGGGATTGCTTCCTCGATCAGACCGAGATCCTGGTGATCGACGAGGCGGACCGCATGCTGGATATGGGCTTTATCCCCGATGTACGCCGCATTGTCCGCCAGACCCCGCGCAAGACCCACCGCCAGACCATGTTCTTCTCCGCTACCTTCACTCCGGAAGTGGACGATCTGGTGGAGCAGTGGACAACCGATCCTGTCACGGTGGAAATCGAGCCGGAGCACGTGGCCACCGATACGGTGACCCAGCATGTGTACCTGGTGTCGGGCGACGAGAAATATCCGCTGTTGTTCAACATTGTGCAGCAGGACGATGTCGAAAGCCTGATTGTGTTCGCCAACCGTCGCGACCAGTGTCGGCGCCTGCACGAAAACCTGGTGGCCCACGGTATCAATGCCGGGTTGTTGTCCGGTGAGGTGGCGCAGAACAAACGTGTGCGCACCCTGGAAGATTTCAAAACTGGCAAGTCCAAAGTGCTGGTGGCCACCGATGTGGCAGGGCGGGGTATCCATATCGATGGCATCAGCCACGTGGTGAATTACACCTTGCCGGAAGAGCCGGAAGACTACGTACACCGTATCGGCCGTACCGGCCGCGCGGGCAAGAGCGGCACCTCCATCAGCTTTGCCTGTGAAGACGACGCCATGCGTCTGGAGCCCATCGAGAAACTACTGGGCAATAAACTGACGTGCGAGGTTCCGCCGGAGGAACTGCTGGTGAAGCCGCCGCAGGTCCATGTGAAACGCAGCAGCGGTGGCGATCGCAATGACCGCGGTGGCAATCGCGGTGGACGCCGCAGCGGTGGCGGCGGCCGGCCCCGTCGCTAA
- a CDS encoding DoxX family protein gives MDGAHSGINGIYSAFLRGLRPLDGLGPLALRLFLGPIFILAGWNKLTGIENVAAWFGNPDWGLGLPAPLLLAWLAALTEFLGGIALVLGLGVRLAAIPLMFTMLVAAVAAHWQYGWHALPEQTLTMPWEWRTDLIEQAAVRKEKAVELLKAHGNYGWLTEAGNFTVLKNGIEFAATYFVMLLALLFTGGGRFVSLDYWIARQRGLLQD, from the coding sequence ATGGATGGGGCACACAGTGGGATCAACGGGATTTACAGCGCTTTTCTGCGGGGCTTGCGGCCGCTGGATGGGCTGGGTCCTCTGGCGCTGCGGCTGTTTCTCGGGCCCATTTTCATCCTCGCCGGCTGGAACAAGCTCACCGGCATTGAGAATGTGGCGGCCTGGTTTGGCAACCCGGACTGGGGCTTGGGGCTGCCTGCGCCCCTGTTGTTGGCCTGGCTGGCGGCGCTGACGGAATTTTTGGGTGGCATCGCCCTGGTTCTGGGGCTGGGGGTGCGTCTCGCCGCAATCCCGCTGATGTTCACCATGCTGGTAGCGGCGGTAGCCGCGCACTGGCAGTACGGCTGGCACGCACTGCCGGAGCAAACGCTCACTATGCCCTGGGAATGGCGCACGGACCTGATTGAACAGGCGGCGGTGCGCAAGGAAAAGGCGGTGGAATTACTCAAGGCCCACGGGAACTACGGCTGGCTGACCGAAGCGGGTAATTTCACCGTGCTGAAAAACGGTATCGAGTTTGCGGCCACTTACTTCGTCATGCTGCTGGCGCTGCTGTTTACCGGTGGCGGGCGCTTTGTGAGCCTCGATTACTGGATTGCCCGCCAGCGGGGTCTTCTGCAGGATTAG
- a CDS encoding MATE family efflux transporter — protein sequence MLRIYKRATATELRHLTKLGGPLVVSNLAVVSMGVTDTIVAGRSGEVDLAGLALGSSIWAVCAVTLIGMLAAVSPVVAHLRGARDEQGCAQQMSQSIWIALIGGLLVAAALLAAPLWSQWIQTEEPVRKVMVHYLLALATGILPFAFGSALRGYCEGMAQVRPVMRIYLAAAALNIPLDILLVFGWGPIPAMGGAGCGWATSLVCWCIALALYWHAGQDPAYRALKLTLIPPRPHWPTLRHLLAVGMPICIGAASEVTFFASLTLLLASYGATIVAAHQIAMSIGSVFYLVALALAQAVSIRTAQVLGQGRPRRARFVSTVGVGSGLIYALCTGVILISLRNLLVLAYTGNPEIIAVAANLLLLAAAFQLVDVAQAMAWGALRGYKDTRVPMYIQLFSYWLVGLSAAYWMGEQYWGVYGYWVGICVGLGTAAVLLILRLRNTSRKALAGTAHPAKHVRI from the coding sequence ATGCTCAGAATCTACAAACGCGCCACAGCCACGGAGCTGCGCCACCTCACCAAACTGGGTGGACCGCTCGTGGTGAGCAATCTGGCGGTGGTGAGTATGGGGGTTACGGATACCATCGTGGCCGGGCGCTCCGGGGAGGTGGACCTGGCCGGGCTCGCGCTGGGCTCCAGCATCTGGGCGGTGTGCGCGGTTACGCTGATTGGCATGCTGGCGGCGGTCTCTCCAGTGGTTGCCCATTTGCGCGGCGCCCGGGATGAGCAGGGCTGCGCCCAACAGATGAGTCAGTCCATCTGGATCGCGCTGATTGGCGGCCTGCTGGTAGCGGCGGCGCTGCTGGCGGCCCCACTGTGGAGCCAGTGGATTCAGACCGAAGAACCGGTGCGCAAGGTGATGGTGCACTACCTGCTGGCACTGGCCACCGGCATCCTGCCCTTTGCCTTTGGCAGCGCCCTGCGCGGGTATTGTGAAGGCATGGCGCAGGTGCGGCCGGTAATGCGAATCTATCTCGCGGCGGCAGCACTGAACATTCCGCTGGATATTCTGCTGGTGTTTGGCTGGGGCCCCATTCCCGCTATGGGCGGCGCCGGCTGCGGCTGGGCCACCAGCCTGGTGTGCTGGTGTATTGCCCTGGCACTTTACTGGCACGCGGGGCAGGACCCCGCTTACCGCGCCCTCAAGCTGACGCTGATACCGCCCCGCCCCCACTGGCCGACCCTCAGGCACCTGCTGGCGGTGGGCATGCCGATCTGTATCGGTGCAGCCAGTGAAGTCACATTCTTCGCCAGTCTTACCCTGCTGCTCGCCTCGTACGGGGCCACCATTGTCGCCGCCCACCAGATCGCCATGAGTATCGGTTCTGTTTTTTATCTGGTGGCGCTGGCACTGGCGCAGGCGGTCAGCATCCGCACCGCCCAGGTGCTCGGCCAGGGGCGCCCCAGGCGTGCGCGCTTTGTCAGCACTGTCGGCGTTGGCAGCGGGCTCATCTACGCCCTGTGTACCGGCGTGATCCTGATCAGCCTGCGTAATCTGCTGGTACTCGCGTATACCGGCAACCCGGAAATCATCGCCGTGGCCGCCAACCTGTTGTTGCTGGCCGCCGCCTTTCAACTGGTGGATGTGGCCCAGGCCATGGCGTGGGGGGCACTGCGCGGTTACAAGGACACCCGGGTTCCCATGTACATCCAGTTGTTTTCCTACTGGCTGGTTGGCCTGAGTGCTGCCTACTGGATGGGGGAGCAATACTGGGGTGTCTACGGCTACTGGGTGGGTATCTGTGTCGGTCTCGGCACCGCGGCGGTGCTGCTGATCCTGCGGCTGCGCAACACCAGCCGCAAGGCCCTGGCCGGCACTGCGCACCCGGCCAAACACGTGCGGATTTAA
- a CDS encoding succinylglutamate desuccinylase/aspartoacylase domain-containing protein has translation MRHRSLSFSLLFVLSGSVAAAAATSVMDESSEAVVIQYPTEPSGVTEQSQESATPQESTQREAGEQPEKPMPKAKSIELDKPVTERDLVAPPESDATEPSAASPVPRSQPKPQPKPQPEAPQTEKPAGHPLQLLGAEVPAGTSTRLAWSPSQHFEGVYSATPVLVVNGAETGPTLCLTAAIHGDELNGIETVRRVMYNLNPQTLKGAVIGVPIVNMQGFHRSSRYLTDRRDLNRHFPGDKNGSSASRIARSFFDEVVVHCNAIVDLHTGSFYRTNLPQLRGDLKNPKVVKLTKGFGSTVVLHSDGAKGTLRRAAVEAGIPTVTLEAGAPMVLDERSVSHSVKGIRTLLNQLGMVSKFRLWGDPEPVYYNSTWQRATTGGIIFSKVELGSTVSKGDLLGTVTNPITNVRKEIRSLYNGRILGMAMNQVVQPGFAAYHIGIQAPEEQISAPEEVTAEAEPAPTEDNTNAGGTQPQETTEEEAVETPQAIDAPPAEERDEASEED, from the coding sequence ATGCGTCATCGCTCTCTGAGCTTTTCCCTGCTGTTCGTCCTGTCCGGTTCCGTCGCTGCGGCCGCCGCGACCAGTGTGATGGATGAAAGTAGCGAAGCGGTAGTAATTCAGTACCCGACAGAGCCCTCAGGTGTGACAGAACAATCGCAGGAAAGCGCAACGCCGCAGGAAAGCACGCAACGGGAAGCCGGTGAGCAACCGGAAAAACCGATGCCGAAGGCGAAAAGCATCGAGCTGGACAAGCCGGTGACGGAACGGGATCTGGTGGCGCCACCCGAGTCAGACGCCACCGAACCGTCGGCGGCGTCCCCTGTGCCACGCTCCCAGCCGAAACCGCAACCAAAACCGCAACCAGAGGCGCCGCAAACCGAGAAGCCGGCAGGCCACCCGCTGCAGCTACTGGGTGCAGAGGTTCCCGCAGGCACCTCCACCCGCCTGGCGTGGTCCCCGAGCCAGCACTTTGAAGGGGTGTACAGCGCAACCCCGGTACTGGTGGTGAACGGCGCGGAAACCGGGCCCACCCTGTGCCTCACCGCGGCCATCCACGGCGACGAACTGAATGGCATCGAGACCGTGCGCCGGGTGATGTACAACCTGAATCCGCAGACCCTGAAGGGAGCGGTCATTGGCGTACCCATTGTGAACATGCAGGGATTTCACCGCAGCTCCCGCTACCTCACCGACCGCCGCGACCTGAACCGGCATTTCCCCGGGGATAAAAATGGCTCCTCCGCCTCACGTATTGCGCGTTCGTTTTTTGACGAAGTGGTGGTGCACTGCAACGCGATCGTGGACCTGCACACCGGCTCCTTCTACCGCACCAACCTGCCGCAGCTGCGCGGCGACCTGAAAAACCCGAAAGTGGTAAAGCTGACCAAAGGCTTCGGCTCTACCGTGGTACTGCACAGTGACGGCGCCAAGGGCACCCTGCGGCGCGCGGCCGTCGAAGCAGGCATTCCCACGGTAACCCTGGAAGCCGGTGCCCCCATGGTGCTAGACGAGCGCTCGGTCAGCCACAGCGTCAAGGGTATCCGCACCCTGCTCAATCAGCTGGGCATGGTGAGCAAGTTCCGCCTGTGGGGGGACCCGGAACCGGTGTACTACAACTCCACCTGGCAGCGCGCCACCACTGGCGGCATTATTTTCAGCAAGGTGGAACTGGGCTCAACGGTGAGTAAGGGCGACCTCTTGGGCACGGTCACCAACCCCATCACCAACGTGCGCAAGGAGATCCGCTCCCTATACAACGGGCGCATTCTCGGCATGGCGATGAATCAGGTGGTGCAGCCAGGGTTTGCGGCCTACCACATTGGCATCCAGGCACCGGAAGAACAGATTTCGGCACCGGAAGAGGTCACCGCGGAAGCGGAGCCAGCGCCGACGGAAGACAACACCAATGCCGGCGGCACCCAGCCGCAGGAAACCACCGAGGAAGAAGCGGTTGAAACCCCGCAAGCCATTGACGCGCCCCCCGCGGAGGAGCGCGACGAGGCCAGCGAAGAAGATTGA
- a CDS encoding cation diffusion facilitator family transporter, which translates to MHDHTHHRAHHQAHHHSGNGHLKPLIWGLVITLLFAIVEAIGGWLSGSLALLGDAGHMITDSFSLALGAVAAWLAQKPASREMSFGWGRAEVLAAMINAMLMLLIVVGISIAAFDRLRNPQPVQGGMVMVIAALGLLVNIAVAWVLHRGEQTLNIRGALLHVMGDLLGSVAALIAGAVVYFTGWTPIDPLLSVLICILILFSSIRLLRDAVDVLMERVPRELSLPVVGEAMAMEAGVRSVHDLHIWRLDSRMISLSAHIVVDELSDWPQVLARLRRTLAQRFDIHHVTLQPEPRHLDPTPIIDRVSPSDQ; encoded by the coding sequence ATGCACGATCACACCCACCACCGCGCACACCACCAGGCCCACCACCATAGCGGCAATGGTCATTTGAAACCCCTGATCTGGGGGCTCGTCATCACCCTGCTGTTTGCCATCGTTGAAGCCATTGGCGGCTGGCTATCCGGCTCGCTGGCCTTGCTGGGTGATGCGGGGCACATGATTACCGACTCCTTCTCCCTCGCCCTGGGCGCAGTGGCCGCATGGCTCGCGCAAAAACCCGCAAGCCGGGAAATGTCGTTCGGCTGGGGGCGGGCCGAAGTGCTGGCGGCCATGATCAATGCGATGCTGATGCTGTTGATTGTGGTGGGGATTTCCATCGCTGCCTTCGATCGCCTGCGGAACCCGCAGCCGGTACAGGGCGGCATGGTGATGGTGATCGCCGCGCTGGGCCTGTTGGTGAATATCGCCGTGGCCTGGGTGCTGCACCGCGGCGAACAGACCCTGAATATCCGCGGCGCGCTGCTGCACGTGATGGGCGACTTGCTCGGCTCGGTAGCCGCCCTGATAGCGGGTGCGGTGGTTTATTTCACCGGCTGGACACCGATCGATCCGCTGCTGTCGGTGTTGATCTGTATCCTGATTCTGTTTTCCAGTATCAGGCTGCTGCGGGATGCGGTGGACGTGTTAATGGAGCGGGTGCCGCGGGAGCTGAGCCTGCCGGTGGTGGGGGAAGCCATGGCGATGGAAGCGGGTGTGCGTTCGGTGCACGATCTGCATATCTGGCGTCTGGACAGCCGTATGATTTCCCTGTCGGCGCACATTGTTGTGGACGAGCTGTCCGACTGGCCGCAGGTGCTGGCGCGGCTGCGCAGAACACTGGCTCAGCGTTTTGACATCCACCATGTCACCCTGCAACCGGAACCGCGGCACCTGGATCCTACCCCCATCATCGACCGGGTCAGCCCGTCCGATCAATAA
- the prmC gene encoding peptide chain release factor N(5)-glutamine methyltransferase produces MATVKENLLRAAELSESDSPRLDLEVLLCHLLGKSRAWLYTWPEHPLSDAQQAQFNALIERRIAGEPVAHLTGTREFWSLPLNVNRSTLIPRPDTEVLVEVVLELCPQSAANVLDLGSGTGAIALALASERPHWQIIAVDTMPAAVALAEENRTQLGFRNVEVLRSDWFSALSARTFDVIVSNPPYIESRDPHLREGDVRFEPLTALVAEEQGLADIRKIAEDARAHLAEHGLLAVEHGWEQGKAVRALFAALGYREVETRPDYAGRERITLGRR; encoded by the coding sequence ATGGCCACGGTGAAGGAAAACCTGCTGCGGGCTGCGGAACTGAGCGAGAGCGATAGCCCGCGGCTGGATCTGGAAGTGCTGCTCTGCCACCTGCTGGGCAAGTCCCGCGCCTGGCTGTATACCTGGCCCGAGCATCCGCTGAGCGATGCCCAGCAGGCGCAGTTCAATGCCCTGATCGAGCGCCGCATCGCCGGTGAACCGGTGGCCCACCTCACGGGTACCCGGGAATTCTGGTCCCTGCCATTAAACGTCAATCGATCCACCCTGATTCCGCGCCCGGATACCGAGGTGCTGGTGGAAGTTGTGCTGGAACTCTGCCCGCAGAGCGCGGCGAATGTACTCGACCTCGGCTCCGGTACCGGCGCCATTGCCCTGGCACTGGCGAGCGAACGACCGCACTGGCAGATCATCGCCGTGGACACCATGCCGGCGGCGGTGGCACTGGCGGAGGAAAACCGCACCCAGCTTGGGTTTCGCAACGTAGAGGTCCTGCGCAGTGACTGGTTTTCGGCCCTGTCGGCGCGCACTTTCGATGTGATTGTGAGTAACCCTCCGTATATCGAATCCCGGGATCCGCACCTGCGGGAGGGGGATGTGCGCTTTGAGCCGCTGACTGCGCTGGTGGCGGAAGAGCAGGGCTTGGCGGACATCCGCAAAATCGCCGAGGATGCGCGCGCGCACCTCGCAGAACATGGTCTGCTTGCAGTGGAGCACGGCTGGGAGCAGGGCAAAGCGGTGCGGGCATTGTTTGCCGCACTCGGCTACCGCGAAGTTGAAACCCGCCCTGACTATGCGGGGCGGGAGCGTATTACGCTGGGTCGGCGTTAA
- the prfA gene encoding peptide chain release factor 1: MKASVQQKLENLVERHEEVSALLGDAEIISDQDKFRDLSREYSELEEVVQCYSRYKTLQDDMAAAREMLNESDEEMREMAQEELREAEAQLEPLEKELQTLLLPRDPNDRKNVYLEIRAGTGGDEAAIFSGDLFRMYSRYAEKQGWRVEVISENAGEHGGYKEIITRVSGEDVYAKLKFESGAHRVQRVPETESQGRIHTSACTVAVMPEPDERDAIEINKADLRVDTYRASGAGGQHVNKTDSAVRLTHIPTGIVVECQDERSQHKNRAKAMALLQAKLNSAQESAAAQEISDARRNLVGSGDRSERIRTYNFPQGRVTDHRIGLTLYKLDEVVQGALDEVIGPLRNEYQADQLAALGQH; encoded by the coding sequence ATGAAAGCTTCTGTACAGCAGAAACTCGAAAACCTGGTAGAGCGTCACGAAGAAGTGTCCGCTCTGCTGGGTGATGCGGAAATCATCAGTGATCAGGATAAGTTCCGCGATCTCTCCCGGGAGTATTCCGAACTGGAGGAGGTAGTTCAGTGCTACAGCCGCTATAAAACCCTGCAGGACGACATGGCGGCCGCCCGCGAAATGCTCAACGAAAGCGATGAGGAGATGCGCGAGATGGCGCAGGAGGAGCTGCGTGAGGCAGAAGCGCAGCTGGAGCCGCTGGAAAAAGAACTGCAGACCCTGCTGTTACCTCGCGACCCCAACGATCGCAAAAATGTCTATTTGGAAATCCGTGCCGGCACCGGCGGCGATGAGGCCGCTATTTTTTCCGGCGATCTGTTCCGTATGTATTCGCGCTATGCAGAAAAGCAGGGCTGGCGCGTCGAGGTGATCAGCGAAAACGCCGGTGAACACGGTGGCTACAAGGAAATCATCACCCGGGTTTCCGGTGAAGACGTGTACGCAAAACTGAAGTTCGAGTCCGGTGCCCACCGCGTGCAGCGAGTACCGGAAACCGAATCCCAGGGGCGTATTCACACTTCCGCGTGCACCGTCGCCGTGATGCCCGAGCCGGACGAGCGTGATGCAATCGAAATCAACAAGGCCGACCTGCGTGTGGACACCTACCGCGCCTCCGGCGCCGGTGGCCAGCACGTGAACAAAACCGACTCTGCGGTGCGCCTTACCCACATTCCCACCGGTATTGTGGTGGAGTGTCAGGACGAGCGCTCCCAGCACAAGAACCGCGCCAAGGCGATGGCGTTGCTGCAAGCCAAGCTGAACAGCGCGCAGGAATCGGCGGCCGCCCAGGAAATCTCCGATGCCCGCAGAAACCTGGTGGGCAGTGGCGATCGATCCGAGCGTATCCGCACCTACAACTTTCCCCAGGGGCGTGTCACCGATCACCGTATCGGCCTCACCCTATACAAACTGGATGAGGTCGTGCAGGGCGCGCTGGACGAGGTTATCGGCCCATTGCGCAACGAGTATCAGGCAGATCAGCTGGCCGCGCTGGGGCAGCACTGA